The Lacrimispora xylanolytica genome has a segment encoding these proteins:
- the hrcA gene encoding heat-inducible transcriptional repressor HrcA — MKDKDQLDERKITILKAIIKTYLETGEPVGSRTISKYTDLNLSSATIRNEMSDLEELGYIVQPHTSAGRIPSDRGYRFYVDQIMLEKEEEVTEIKDMMLKRVDRVELMLKQMAKLLAQNTNYAAMISAPQYQRNKLKFIQLSKVDEGKLLVVIVIEGNIIKNTMIPIDKELDDEGLLNLNILLNSALNGLTIEEINLEVISRLKVQAGHHSEVVDRVLTEVAAAIRADDEDLQIYTSGTTNIFKYPELSEGDKASRLLGTLEQKELLQELVDDVNDSESNSGIQVYIGDEAPVKDMKDCSIVTANYELGEGLRGTIGIIGPKRMDYEKVLSTLRNLMTQLDVILKKDER; from the coding sequence TTGAAGGATAAAGATCAGCTGGATGAGCGGAAGATAACCATATTAAAGGCCATCATTAAAACTTATCTGGAAACCGGAGAACCGGTTGGATCCCGAACCATATCAAAGTATACGGATTTGAATTTAAGCTCCGCCACAATCCGTAATGAGATGTCTGATTTAGAGGAACTGGGCTACATTGTTCAGCCTCATACTTCAGCAGGAAGAATTCCTTCCGACAGGGGATACCGATTCTATGTGGATCAGATCATGCTGGAAAAGGAAGAAGAAGTAACAGAAATCAAAGATATGATGCTAAAGAGAGTAGACCGTGTAGAGCTTATGTTAAAGCAGATGGCAAAGCTTCTGGCTCAGAATACCAACTATGCGGCTATGATCAGCGCTCCTCAGTATCAACGAAATAAGCTAAAGTTTATCCAGCTGTCAAAGGTAGATGAAGGAAAGCTTCTGGTGGTGATTGTCATTGAAGGCAATATTATTAAGAACACCATGATTCCCATTGATAAGGAACTGGATGACGAAGGATTGTTAAATCTAAACATTCTTTTAAATAGTGCCTTAAACGGACTGACCATAGAAGAGATTAATCTGGAAGTGATCAGCAGGTTAAAGGTTCAGGCAGGCCATCACAGTGAAGTGGTTGACCGGGTACTGACCGAGGTGGCAGCAGCCATTCGGGCAGATGATGAGGATTTACAGATTTATACCAGCGGAACTACTAATATTTTTAAATATCCGGAGCTGAGCGAGGGAGATAAGGCAAGCAGACTTCTTGGAACTCTGGAGCAAAAGGAGCTTTTGCAGGAGCTGGTTGATGATGTCAATGACTCGGAAAGCAATTCCGGTATCCAGGTTTATATCGGAGATGAAGCACCGGTTAAGGATATGAAGGACTGCAGCATTGTAACAGCCAATTACGAGCTTGGGGAAGGGTTACGAGGAACCATTGGAATCATCGGCCCTAAGCGAATGGATTATGAGAAGGTTCTCAGTACTCTGCGCAATTTAATGACGCAGCTTGATGTGATATTGAAAAAAGATGAAAGGTAA
- the grpE gene encoding nucleotide exchange factor GrpE, whose protein sequence is MADEILNEEDAVSAENEIEGTEPTAEETASENGQNEEGSTKGDTAKKGFFGKKKDKPDPKDEKIEELTDRLQRSMAEFDNFRKRTEKEKSAMFEIGAKDIIERILPVVDNFERGLAAIPEEEKGSAFAEGMEKIYKQLMKSLEEAGVKPIEAVGQPFDPDFHNAVMHMEDESLGENVVAQELLKGYTYRDTVVRHSMVQVAN, encoded by the coding sequence CTGGCAGATGAGATTTTGAATGAGGAAGATGCCGTTTCCGCTGAAAATGAGATAGAAGGCACAGAGCCCACAGCAGAAGAGACTGCATCTGAGAACGGGCAGAACGAAGAAGGAAGCACAAAAGGCGATACTGCAAAGAAAGGCTTCTTTGGTAAGAAAAAAGATAAGCCGGATCCAAAGGATGAAAAAATCGAGGAACTGACAGACCGTCTCCAGAGAAGTATGGCAGAATTTGATAACTTCAGAAAGAGAACAGAAAAAGAAAAGTCAGCCATGTTTGAAATCGGGGCAAAGGATATCATTGAACGAATCCTTCCCGTTGTTGACAATTTTGAACGAGGCCTTGCAGCCATTCCGGAAGAGGAAAAGGGATCTGCATTTGCTGAAGGCATGGAAAAGATTTACAAACAGCTTATGAAATCTCTGGAAGAAGCAGGAGTAAAGCCAATTGAAGCAGTTGGCCAGCCATTTGATCCAGATTTCCATAATGCAGTGATGCACATGGAAGATGAATCTCTGGGAGAGAATGTAGTTGCACAGGAACTTTTAAAAGGTTATACCTACCGGGATACTGTGGTGAGACATTCCATGGTACAGGTAGCTAATTAA
- the dnaK gene encoding molecular chaperone DnaK has product MGKIIGIDLGTTNSCVAVMEGGKPVVIPNSEGVRTTPSIVAFTKNGERLVGEPAKRQAVTNADRTISSIKRHMGTDYKVTIDGKNYSPQEISAMILQKLKADAEAYLGEKVTEAVITVPAYFNDAQRQATKDAGKIAGLDVKRIINEPTAAALAYGLDNEHEQKIMVYDLGGGTFDVSAIEIGDGVIEVLSTNGDTRLGGDDFDNRITQWMVDEFKKAEGVDLSGDKMAMQRLKEAAEKAKKELSSSTTTNINLPFITATAEGPKHLDMNLTRAKFDELTLDLVERTAVPVQNALKDAGITSAELGKVLLVGGSTRMLAAQEKVKQLTGKEPSKSLNPDECVAIGASIQGGKLAGDEGAGDILLLDVTPLSLSIETMGGVATRLIERNTTIPTKKSQVFSTAADNQTAVDIHVVQGERQFARDNKTLGQFRLDGIPPARRGVPQIEVTFDIDANGIVNVSAKDLGTGKEQHITITSGSNMSDSDIDKAVKEAAEYEAQDKKRKEGIDARNDADSMVFQTEKALQEVGDKIDANDKAVVEADLNALKEAINRAPIDEMTDAQIEDIKAGKEKLMTGAQALFAKVYEQAQGQGAGPDMSAAGASYEDGDVVDGEYKEV; this is encoded by the coding sequence ATGGGCAAGATCATTGGTATTGACTTAGGTACAACAAATAGCTGTGTAGCCGTTATGGAAGGCGGTAAGCCAGTTGTTATCCCTAACAGCGAAGGAGTAAGAACAACTCCATCTATCGTAGCATTTACAAAGAACGGTGAAAGATTAGTAGGTGAGCCTGCAAAGCGTCAGGCAGTAACAAATGCAGACCGTACCATCTCTTCCATCAAGAGACATATGGGTACCGATTACAAGGTAACCATTGACGGCAAGAACTACAGCCCTCAGGAAATCTCTGCTATGATTCTTCAGAAATTAAAAGCAGATGCAGAGGCTTACTTAGGTGAGAAGGTTACAGAAGCTGTTATTACCGTACCAGCTTACTTTAACGATGCTCAGCGTCAGGCAACCAAGGATGCTGGTAAGATCGCTGGTCTTGATGTAAAGCGTATCATCAATGAGCCGACAGCAGCAGCTTTGGCATACGGCCTTGACAACGAGCATGAGCAGAAGATCATGGTATACGACTTAGGCGGTGGTACCTTCGACGTATCTGCAATTGAAATCGGTGACGGCGTAATTGAAGTACTTTCCACCAACGGTGATACCCGCTTAGGTGGTGACGATTTCGATAACCGTATCACACAGTGGATGGTCGACGAATTCAAGAAAGCAGAAGGCGTTGATTTATCTGGTGATAAGATGGCTATGCAGAGATTAAAAGAAGCAGCAGAGAAGGCAAAGAAAGAACTGTCTTCCTCTACAACTACAAACATTAACCTGCCATTTATTACAGCAACAGCTGAAGGCCCGAAGCATTTAGATATGAACTTAACAAGAGCTAAATTTGACGAGCTTACCTTAGATTTAGTAGAGCGTACAGCAGTTCCAGTTCAGAATGCATTAAAAGATGCAGGCATTACATCTGCTGAATTAGGAAAAGTACTTTTAGTTGGTGGTTCTACCCGTATGTTAGCAGCTCAGGAAAAAGTAAAACAGCTGACAGGCAAAGAGCCTTCCAAGTCTTTAAATCCAGACGAGTGCGTAGCGATTGGTGCCAGCATTCAGGGTGGTAAGCTTGCAGGCGATGAAGGCGCAGGCGATATCCTTTTACTTGATGTTACTCCACTTTCCTTATCCATCGAGACTATGGGTGGCGTAGCAACAAGATTAATTGAGAGAAATACTACCATTCCGACAAAGAAGAGCCAGGTATTCTCCACAGCAGCTGACAACCAGACCGCTGTAGATATCCACGTTGTTCAGGGTGAGAGACAGTTTGCAAGAGATAACAAGACCTTAGGCCAGTTCCGTCTTGATGGAATTCCACCAGCAAGAAGAGGCGTTCCTCAGATCGAAGTTACCTTTGATATTGATGCCAATGGTATCGTTAACGTGTCCGCTAAGGATTTAGGAACAGGTAAGGAACAGCACATCACCATTACTTCCGGCTCCAACATGTCTGATTCTGATATCGACAAGGCTGTGAAGGAAGCGGCTGAATACGAGGCACAGGATAAGAAGCGTAAAGAAGGCATTGATGCAAGAAACGATGCTGACTCCATGGTATTCCAGACAGAGAAAGCTCTTCAGGAAGTTGGAGATAAGATCGACGCTAACGATAAAGCAGTAGTAGAAGCGGATTTAAATGCATTAAAAGAAGCCATCAACAGAGCTCCAATCGACGAGATGACAGATGCTCAGATCGAAGATATCAAGGCAGGCAAAGAAAAACTGATGACAGGTGCACAGGCTTTATTTGCTAAGGTTTATGAGCAGGCTCAGGGACAGGGTGCAGGTCCTGACATGAGTGCAGCAGGTGCTTCCTATGAAGACGGCGACGTAGTTGACGGAGAGTACAAAGAAGTGTAA